A stretch of Eubalaena glacialis isolate mEubGla1 chromosome 10, mEubGla1.1.hap2.+ XY, whole genome shotgun sequence DNA encodes these proteins:
- the LOC133099877 gene encoding olfactory receptor 51B4-like: MWSKNSAASFFLTGFLGSEAIHHWISLPFFTIYLSILLGNGTLLFLIWNDHSLHEPMYYFLAMLAGTDLGMTLTTMPYSIKTKLSFMESSVLTTKSFDYHVVICYSLHYASIFITRVS, from the exons ATGTGGTCCAAAAACAGTGCTGCTTCCTTCTTTCTGACTGGCTTCTTGGGCTCAGAAGCAATTCACCACTGgatctctcttcccttctttacCATTTACCTCTCCATCCTTTTGGGCAATGGCACACTGCTCTTCCTTATTTGGAATGACCACAGTCTTCATGAGCCCATGTACTACTTCCTGGCTATGCTGGCAGGTACAGACCTTGGGATGACACTAACTACAATGCCCTACAGCATCAAGACCAA ATTATCCTTTATGGAATCCTCTGTACTGACAACCAAATCCTTTGACTACCATGTGGTTATCTGCTACTCCCTGCATTATGCCTCCATCTTTATTACCAGAGTCTCCTGA